The proteins below are encoded in one region of Fulvia fulva chromosome 9, complete sequence:
- a CDS encoding Mitochondrial carnitine carrier: MTNTTENVKQAAKGNVEPLKQQIPSADQVKEQAQQQLQHAYDKVPESTEEVKEVVDQAAKKSFQSLRDFVAGGVGGICAVVVGHPFDLVKVRLQTAEKGVYNGAMDVVRKTVAREGAVRGLYAGVSAPLVGVTPMFAVNFWAYGVGKQLVENFSAVENGQYSVGQVCSAGFFSAIPMTLITAPFERVKIILQIQGQKELKPGEKPRYSGGMDVVRQLYKEGGIRSVYRGSFMTLARDGPGSAAYFATYEVIKRRLTPKDPETGKPGQLSLTAIMAAGGAAGVAMWTAVFPVDTVKSRLQSAEGNQSISACIKELYGRGGVKAFFPGVGPAMARAVPANAATFLGVELAHQAMNKVF; encoded by the exons ATGACGAACACCACAGAGAACGTTAAGCAAGCAGCGAAGGGCAACGTAGAACCTCTCAAACAACAGATACCTTCCGCCGACCAGGTGAAAGAACAGGCACAACAACAGCTCCAACATGCATACGACAAAGTCCCCGAGTCAACAGAAGAGGTCAAGGAAGTCGTGGACCAAGCAGCGAAGAAGAGCTTCCAGTCACTACGAGACTTCGTCGCAGGAGGCGTCGGAGGTATCTGTGCTGTGGTCGTCGGACACCCGTTCGATCTGGTCAAGGTGCGGTTACAAACAGCCGAGAAGGGAGTCTACAATGGAGCTATGGACGTAGTGAGGAAGACAGTCGCACGAGAAGGAGCAGTGAGAGGACTCTACGCTGGTGTGAGTGCACCGCTGGTGGGAGTGACGCCTATGTTCGCTGTGAACTTCTGGGCATACGGTGTGGGCAAGCAGCTGGTGGAGAACTTCTCGGCCGTTGAGAACGGACAGTACAGCGTGGGCCAGGTGTGCAGCGCCG GCTTCTTCTCCGCCATCCCCATGACCCTCATCACCGCCCCCTTCGAACGCGTAAAGATCATCCTCCAGATCCAAGGCCAGAAAGAGCTCAAACCGGGCGAGAAACCTCGCTACTCCGGCGGCATGGACGTCGTTCGCCAACTCTACAAAGAAGGTGGAATCCGCAGCGTCTACCGCGGCTCCTTCATGACCCTCGCCCGCGACGGTCCCGGCTCGGCAGCATACTTCGCAACATACGAGGTGATCAAGCGTCGACTCACACCCAAAGACCCCGAGACGGGCAAGCCAGGGCAGCTAAGTCTGACGGCGATTATGGCGGCCGGTGGTGCGGCAGGTGTGGCTATGTGGACTGCTGTGTTCCCTGTGGATACGGTGAAGAGTCGGTTGCAGAGCGCAGAGGGCAATCAGAGTATCAGTGCTTGTATAAAGGAGCTATATGGAAGAGGAGGTGTGAAGGCCTTCTTCCCGGGTGTTGGGCCAGCTATGGCGAGAGCTGTTCCTGCCAATGCGGCGACGTTCTTGGGTGTGGAGCTGGCACATCAAGCGATGAACAAGGTGTTCTAA